From Pseudonocardia autotrophica, one genomic window encodes:
- a CDS encoding iron-siderophore ABC transporter substrate-binding protein, which produces MSTALTRAALAAPLAALLLVAGCGAAGPADAPAPDAGGTGAFPARIDHAYGTTEIPAEPQRVVTLGLSDQDPLLALGVRPIAVSQWYGDQPHATWPWAQDELGDAQPVVLNGGVRNEEAPPLEEIAALDPDLILSLYNGTTAQQYEQLSAIAPTVVPDEGFTDFTITWQEATRATGEALGREQEALDLVAATEQKFAEAARDHPGFAGKRAVVAERFEPGASVVRSGNDIRALFFTQLGFESPTEIAGIAPDQYGEIKVSDELMGELSRDLLVWNIGSSPELRPEIENNPVYPTLPVVQQGRVLWVEDPVVSGAFSWGTILSLDYALEKLVPQIAETLD; this is translated from the coding sequence ATGTCCACTGCTCTGACCCGGGCGGCGCTCGCGGCACCGCTTGCCGCGCTGCTGCTCGTCGCCGGCTGCGGGGCCGCCGGCCCGGCCGACGCCCCTGCGCCGGACGCCGGGGGAACCGGGGCGTTCCCGGCCCGGATCGACCACGCCTACGGCACCACCGAGATCCCGGCCGAGCCGCAGCGGGTGGTCACCCTGGGCCTGTCCGATCAGGACCCGCTGCTGGCCCTCGGCGTCCGGCCGATCGCGGTCAGCCAGTGGTACGGCGATCAGCCGCACGCCACCTGGCCGTGGGCCCAGGACGAGCTCGGTGACGCGCAGCCGGTCGTGCTCAACGGCGGAGTGCGCAACGAAGAGGCCCCGCCGCTGGAGGAGATCGCAGCCCTCGATCCCGACCTGATCCTCTCGCTGTACAACGGGACCACGGCCCAGCAGTACGAGCAGCTGTCCGCGATCGCCCCGACCGTCGTCCCGGACGAGGGGTTCACCGACTTCACCATCACGTGGCAGGAGGCGACGCGGGCGACCGGAGAGGCACTCGGGCGCGAGCAGGAGGCCCTGGACCTGGTTGCCGCCACCGAGCAGAAGTTCGCCGAGGCCGCTCGGGATCACCCCGGTTTCGCGGGCAAGCGGGCCGTCGTGGCCGAACGGTTCGAACCGGGCGCCAGCGTCGTGCGCAGCGGCAACGACATCCGCGCGCTCTTCTTCACCCAGCTGGGCTTCGAGTCACCGACCGAGATCGCCGGAATCGCGCCCGACCAGTACGGCGAGATCAAGGTCTCCGACGAGCTGATGGGGGAGCTGTCCCGCGACCTGCTGGTGTGGAACATCGGCTCGTCTCCGGAGCTGCGCCCCGAGATCGAGAACAACCCGGTGTATCCGACGCTGCCGGTGGTGCAGCAGGGCCGGGTGTTGTGGGTCGAGGATCCGGTCGTGTCGGGCGCGTTCAGCTGGGGGACGATCCTCAGCCTGGACTATGCGCTCGAGAAGCTGGTCCCGCAGATCGCTGAGACCCTCGACTGA